Within the Pengzhenrongella sicca genome, the region GGCTGCGGGAACGACTGGTCGGCGCCCGCCTGCTCGGCGAGAGCCTGGTCGTGCGGGCTCACCTCGGGCGACCGGAGCCGGCGCCCGTTGGGGCGCGGCGCGCGCGCCTGATGCGCCACGCGCCGGCACAGCTCCTCGTAGGACGCCGCGACGTCGTCCCAGTCGTAGTCCGCCGCCCGCTCCCGCGCCGCCAGGCCCCGGGCCCGCTCCCCCGCCGGGTCGTCCTCCGCGGCCTCGAGCAGGCGCGCGACGTCGTCGGGGGTGCGAAAGTACCGGCCCGTGCCGCGCAGGACCTCGCGGTTGAACGTGACGTCGTACGCGAGGCAGGGCGCCCCCACGCCCATCGCCCGCAGCAGCGACGGGTTCGTGCCGCCCACGCTGTGCCCGTGCAGGTAGGTGAGGCTGTGGGCGTACAGCTGATCGAGCAGGCCCTGGTCCCAGATCCCGCCGAGGAGCCGCACGCGGGAGTCGGCCGCCTGCTGCACGCGCCGCGTGTACTCGTCGGCGTACGGCGCCGAGCCGACGACGACGAGGGGAAGGGTCGATCCCGACCGCTTGTACCCCTCGACGATCTCCTCGACGTGGTTCTCCGGCTCGAACCGGGCGACCACGAGGTGGTACCGGCCGGGCTCGAGGTCCAGCCCCGCAAGCCCGTCCGACGGCGTGTCCGTCAGGATCGGCGCACCGTAGGAGATCAGCTCGGTCGGCGCCCCGAACTCCTGGTCGTAGTAGTCGCGGATCCCGACGGCGTCGGCGATCAGCGCGTCGGACCAGCGCACCGCGAGCGACTCGGCCGCGCGGTAGTAGCGGCGACCGGTGGGCCCCCACTTCGCGCGCCGCCACTCGAGACCGTCGACGTGGGTGATCACCGGGATGCGGCGGGCCCGCAGCACGGGCAGCAGCGGTGCGTTCGCGGCGTTGAACACCAGCGCGACGTCGGCGGTCCGCACGACCTGGTGCACGACGGAGAGCGCGGTGTGGCTGAGGGTCTCGAGCGCGCGCGTGCGCATCGCGGGGAGCTGCACCAGG harbors:
- a CDS encoding DUF1972 domain-containing protein; protein product: MIGTRGVPARYGGFETCVEEVGARLVQRGLDVMVYCRAVPGAADADPADRIGATHRGMRLVQLPAMRTRALETLSHTALSVVHQVVRTADVALVFNAANAPLLPVLRARRIPVITHVDGLEWRRAKWGPTGRRYYRAAESLAVRWSDALIADAVGIRDYYDQEFGAPTELISYGAPILTDTPSDGLAGLDLEPGRYHLVVARFEPENHVEEIVEGYKRSGSTLPLVVVGSAPYADEYTRRVQQAADSRVRLLGGIWDQGLLDQLYAHSLTYLHGHSVGGTNPSLLRAMGVGAPCLAYDVTFNREVLRGTGRYFRTPDDVARLLEAAEDDPAGERARGLAARERAADYDWDDVAASYEELCRRVAHQARAPRPNGRRLRSPEVSPHDQALAEQAGADQSFPQPGPAPVREA